The following proteins come from a genomic window of Triticum aestivum cultivar Chinese Spring chromosome 6A, IWGSC CS RefSeq v2.1, whole genome shotgun sequence:
- the LOC123128389 gene encoding uncharacterized protein At5g39570 → MASIFWGGAQADEVADFDEHDPTPYGGGYDITLTFGRALPPSDEICYPISTASTSSSSYDSHGAAEQQRRRPQDQDSHGSAGHGRRPEETHGSSAGYGQGRKAHDDDDDRPSYGRKKNDDDDDEDRQRRYKKRDDDDDDERKPRHKKHDDDDDDDGERKPRYKKRDDDDDDEDDRKPRYKKRDDDDDDDRKPRYKKHDDDDDDDDERKQRRGNNRRRHDYDD, encoded by the exons ATGGCGAGCATCTTCTGGGGCGGCGCCCAGGCCGACGAGGTGGCCGACTTCGACGAGCACGACCCCACCCCCTACGGCGGCGGCTACGACATCACCCTCACCTTCGGCCGCGCCCTCCCGCCCTCCGACGAGATCTGCTACCCCAtctccaccgcctccacctcctcgtcctcgtACGACAGCCACGGCGCGGCCGAGCAGCAGCGCAGGAGGCCGCAGGACCAGGACAGCCACGGCTCCGCAGGTCAcgggaggaggccggaggagacACACGGCTCCTCTGCTGGTTACGGGCAAGGGAGGAAGgcgcacgacgacgacgacgaccggcCCAGCTACGGCCGCAAGAAGAAT gatgacgacgatgacgaggatAGGCAGCGGCGATACAAGaagcgcgacgacgacgacgatgatgagagGAAGCCACGGCACAAGAAGcacgacgatgatgacgacgacgatggcgaGAGGAAGCCGCGGTACAAGAAacgtgacgacgacgatgatgatgaggatgacaggAAGCCGCGTTACAAGAAgcgtgacgacgacgacgacgatgatagaAAGCCACGTTACAAGAagcacgacgacgatgacgacgacgacgatgagagGAAGCAGCGTCGCGGGAACAACCGCCGCCGCCATGATTACGATGACTGA